The window TTTTATACCGGGAGCCATAAATATTGAAAAAGAGGCATTATTAAACGGGGACAGCCCTCTTCCCAGGGATAAGAAGATCATCCTGTACTGCTTAAAAGGGATTATCAGTGAAGATGCGGCAAGAGACTTAAGGGAAAAGGGTTATGAAGCGTATAATCTCCGGGGCGGTTATGGGGAATGGCTGCTTCGTGCCATGGAAAAAGAGGATAAGTCAGACGACCGCCTTGAAAACATAGAAAAGAGCATCAGGAAAAAATTCCACAAGGAGCTGTTCAGCAGGTTTGCAAAGGCCATCAATGAGTATGAGCTGGTAAAGGAAAACGACAGGATTGCTGTCTGTATTTCAGGGGGCAAGGATTCCATGCTCATGGCTAAACTGTTTCAGGAGCTAAGACGTCACAACAAATTTCCTTTTGAGCTGGTTTTTCTTGTCATGGACCCGGGTTATAATGAAACCAACCGGCAGGTGATCGAAAACAATGCAAGGCTTCTGAATATTCCCATCACCGTATTTGAGACCCAGATCTTTGACGCGGTTTATGATGTGGAAAAGTCCCCATGCTACTTATGCGCCAGGATGAGGCGGGGATATTTGTACAATAAGGCAAAGGAGCTGGGGTGCAATAAGATCGCCCTGGGACATCATTATGACGACGTCATTGAGACCATTTTAATGGGGATGATGTACGGAGCGCAGATCCAGACCATGATGCCCAAGCTGCACAGCACCAACTTTGAAGGCATGGAGCTGATCCGCCCCATGTATCTTATACGGGAAGATGATATTAAAGGCTGGAGGGACTACAACGGCCTGCACTTTATCCAGTGTGCCTGCCGGTTTACCGATACCTGTACTACCTGCAGAACAGACGGCAGCACAGGCTCAAAGCGGGTGGAGATCAAGAACCTGATCAGACAGTTAAAGGAGATCAACCCATATATTGAAAGCAATATTTTTAAGAGCGTGGAAAATGTAAATTTAAATACCATAATCGCCTATAAGGAAAACGGAAAGGTACACCACTTCCTTGACGGTTATGATATGGACACATAATAACAGATCTGGAGGCTGTATTTTATGAAGATTTCAACAAAAGGCCGCTATGCGCTCAGGCTCATGATAGACTTAGCGGAACATAATCATGGGGAATATGTTTCTCTTATGGATATTGCAAAGAGGCAGGAAATATCGGAAAAATATCTGGAATCCATTGTTTCGGTTCTGAGTAAGAGCGGCCTGCTCATTTCCCTGAGGGGAAAGGGCGGCGGTTACAAGCTGGCGAGGAAACCGGAGGATTATACTGTCGGCACCATATTAAGGCTCACGGAAGGGCCTCTTGCTCCCGTTTCCTGTCTGGAAGGGGAAACCAATGACTGCAAAAGAGCCTCCCGTTGTCAGACTCTTGCCATGTGGGAAGGTTTAAATAAGCTGATCAATGATTATTTTGACGGAATAACCATAGCTGATTTAATGTCTAAAAGCGGCTATTCGGATGATTACATCATATAAAATGAAAATTGGTAAAACTGCACTGGCAAAAGGGCGGAGGACATCCTCCGCCGCTTTTTCATTTCCATCCAAAAGATTCCCAATTATTTCCACTGGAAAAATGGAAGCAAGAGTGTTATCATATGTTTGTAACATAAATGTAACATAAATGTAACAATTTCAAAGGAGGCAAATGAATTGAGAAAACTAACGGCACTTGGAATGATTACACTAACTTTAACGAGTATGATACCATTGACAGCAAATGCAGCAGTGGCAAGACCCTATAGTCAGTGCAACACCGGAAGAAACATTGTGACAGTGAGCAGGAATTGTAATTTAGATGATTTAAAGTCTAAGCTGCAGCAATACGGAGTTGACGGAAACAATGTGGACTGGTCTAAGCTTATCAATGGCAGCAATAATGGCAGTAACTGCAATAATGGAAATAACGGCAATACCGGAAATAATGGAAACAGCGGCAATACTGGAAATAACGGTAACAACGGCAATACCGGAAATAATGGAAATAATGGAAATACCGGAAACGATGGCAGCACCGGCAATGACACAACCACGCCGGATGATTCCACCTCCAATAAGTCTTATACCCAGCAGGTAGTTGACCTTGTAAATGCGGAGAGAGCAAAAGAAGGACTTTCCCCTCTGACCATTGATCCTAATGTAGAGAAGGCTGCATCAGTAAGAGCCAAAGAAATACAGTCAAATTTTGATCATACACGTCCAAACGGAAGCTCATTCTCAACTGCTTTAAAAGAGCAGGGTGTAAATTACCGCGGTGCAGGAGAGAACATTGCATGGGGACAGAAAACTCCTCAGGAAGTGGTAAATGCCTGGATGAACAGTGCGGGACACCGTGCAAACATCATGAATAAGAGCTATACACATATCGGAGTAGGCAATACTCAGGACGGTTCCGGAACTCAGTACTGGGTACAGCTGTTTACATATTAATAAATTGCGTGGGAAAAATCCAAATCCTGTTGTAAGAAATTACAGCGGATTTGGATTCTTTTATTTGCGGATATTTTCTGGTTGAACTTTATAAAAGAAATAGTTATACTTAGTTCATGCGGGGCCAGCCTGGAATAAAGGGAATGAGCCATGCAGGAAAGG of the Lacrimispora indolis DSM 755 genome contains:
- a CDS encoding RrF2 family transcriptional regulator, translated to MKISTKGRYALRLMIDLAEHNHGEYVSLMDIAKRQEISEKYLESIVSVLSKSGLLISLRGKGGGYKLARKPEDYTVGTILRLTEGPLAPVSCLEGETNDCKRASRCQTLAMWEGLNKLINDYFDGITIADLMSKSGYSDDYII
- a CDS encoding ATP-binding protein, with translation MFDGGMSQEQDLSLEQMKQMSPEEYVLIDVRDQTSYNHGFIPGAINIEKEALLNGDSPLPRDKKIILYCLKGIISEDAARDLREKGYEAYNLRGGYGEWLLRAMEKEDKSDDRLENIEKSIRKKFHKELFSRFAKAINEYELVKENDRIAVCISGGKDSMLMAKLFQELRRHNKFPFELVFLVMDPGYNETNRQVIENNARLLNIPITVFETQIFDAVYDVEKSPCYLCARMRRGYLYNKAKELGCNKIALGHHYDDVIETILMGMMYGAQIQTMMPKLHSTNFEGMELIRPMYLIREDDIKGWRDYNGLHFIQCACRFTDTCTTCRTDGSTGSKRVEIKNLIRQLKEINPYIESNIFKSVENVNLNTIIAYKENGKVHHFLDGYDMDT
- a CDS encoding CAP domain-containing protein, translated to MRKLTALGMITLTLTSMIPLTANAAVARPYSQCNTGRNIVTVSRNCNLDDLKSKLQQYGVDGNNVDWSKLINGSNNGSNCNNGNNGNTGNNGNSGNTGNNGNNGNTGNNGNNGNTGNDGSTGNDTTTPDDSTSNKSYTQQVVDLVNAERAKEGLSPLTIDPNVEKAASVRAKEIQSNFDHTRPNGSSFSTALKEQGVNYRGAGENIAWGQKTPQEVVNAWMNSAGHRANIMNKSYTHIGVGNTQDGSGTQYWVQLFTY